AGTAAAGAGTCGATCCCACCGCATCTCCCTTTACCAGGATCGCATTCATGACTCCTTCTACATTGGCGATCAAGCGGCGATAGGGAATAAGGGTAGGGTGTACTCTCAGTTCAACCCCCTCTGCCAAGCGGCGCGCAATGCCCAGATGTTTGATCCGGTAACCCAATTGTCCAGCGTAATCGATATCCTCACGGGTAATGGCACCAATTCCCTCTGTATAGACTTGCTCAAACTGTAACGGAATACCGAAAGCAATAGAGGCTAAAATCGTCAACTTATGGGCAGCATCAATGCCCTCTATGTCAAAAGTAGGATTTGCCTCTGCATAGCCTCGGTGTTGAGCATCCACTAGCGCTTCAGCAAAATCACACCCTTTATCCCGCATCTCGGTGAGGATAAAATTACTCGTACCATTGATAATTCCGGCTAACCATTCGATATGGTTACCCGCAAGACCTTCACGCAGAGCCTTGATAATGGGAATACCTCCCCCTACCGCCGCTTCAAAAGCAACCATTACGCCCGCTTTTTGAGCCGCCTCAAAGATCTCGTTGCCATAAAGTGCAATCAGCGCTTTGTTAGCTGTAACCACATGCTTACCCTCGGCAATCGCCTTCAGCACTAGGGTACGGGCTAAATCAGTCCCCCCTATGAGTTCAACGATAATTTCGATCTGGGGATCGGCCACCACTTCATGGGGGTTAGTCGTTAACCAGATACCTTCTGTATCACAGCTGCGGGCCTTACGGGAGTCGCGGGTCGCAGCACAGTAGACCTGGATACCACGCCCAGCGCGGCGGGTAATTTCTTCGGCATTACCCGAGAGAACATTGACTGTACCGCCACCCACCGTACCTAAACCAAGCAAACCTACCTTAACCGGCTCCAACAGGCTTCTCCTTAATTAAAAAAATAATAAAATACTTCACTGGGCCTGCCTAAACATTTGCCGTATCCCACGGATAGCTTGGCGGGTACGGTGTTCATTCTCAATTAAACTGAAACGAACATAATCGTCACCATAGGTACCAAAACCCACCCCAGGCGAGACCGCTACTTTAGCCTCGTTCAGCAGTTTTTTAGAAAACTCTAAAGACCCCAAATGGCGAAACGGCTCTGGAATAGGCGCCCAAACAAACATGGTAGCCTTAGGCAGTTCCACCTGCCAACCCGTAGCTGCAAGGCCCTGGCACAAAACGTCGCGGCGCCTTCGATAAGCTTCGCAAATCACTTTTACACAATCCTGAGAACTTTCCAAGGCGGTAATGGCTGCCACTTGAATAGGCGTAAACATGCCATAATCCAAATAGGATTTCATCCGGGTAAGGGCAGCAATTAGCGCCGGATTACCGCACATAAATCCCACTCGCCAGCCCGGCATGCTATAAGTTTTGGACAAAGAATAAAACTCTACGGCAATATCCTTGGCTCCAGGCACCTGCAAAATCGAGGGTGCGACGTAATCATCAAACACAATCTCGGCATACGCAAGATCATGCACCACCCAAATCTCGTGCTCGCGAGCAACCCCGATGACCTGCTCAAAGAAAGAAAGATCCACGCACTGGCCGGTGGGATTAGCAGGAAAATTGAGGACCAACATTTTAGGGCGAGGCCAAGTATCCTTAATGGCTTTTTCTAATTCAGCAAAGAAGTCCACTCCTGATACTAACGGGACATGGCGTATATCGGCCCCAGCAATCACAACACCATAGGGGTGGATCGGATAGGCTGGATTAGGCACTAATACGGCATCGCCCGGCCCTAAAGTAGCCAGTGCCAGGTGCGCCAACCCTTCCTTAGAGCCAATAGTCACAATGGCTTCGCTTTCAGGATCTAACGTTATATTATAGCGTTTCCGATACCATTGGCAGATAGCTCGGCGCAGCCGCGGAATTCCTCGCGAGACGGAATAACGATGGGTATCCGGGCGCTGTGCAGCCTCCACCAATTTATCCACAATATGCTTCGGCGTGGGCTGATCAGGATTGCCCATCCCAAAATCGATAATATCTTCTCCCCGAGCTCGAGCCTTCGCCTTTAGCTCGTTGACGATATTAAAGACATAAGGGGGGAGGCGTTGAATGCGTGGAAATTCCTTAATCAAATGAGTTACCTACTAGCCAACTGAAAATACTGAATGGTAAAAAAGAGTGTTAAATATCCTTGCAACCCGTTACCAGCAGATTAATGCGAGCATCAAGGCGGTTGCTGCTTTGAAAATTTAAACAATCCTTTATATGGCCGATATGTAAAACGAGCGGCATTGCTAGGAAGCATTATTCATCAAGTTTCCATATCAAAAACTAATGCGCTATCAGCGCCCGGAGGAAAACGAGGTGGTACAATTGGAGCAATTTTGCACCGAAATCCTTGAAGATCTGGCCAATAATCAATTGGTATTACCTACCTTGCCCGAGGTTGCGCTCAAGATTCGGGAAGTGGTTGATGATCCGAACACATCGGCTGCCGACGTCGCAAAAATCATTGTCACCGATACCGCTCTCTCCGTACGCCTGATTAAAATCGCTAACAGCCCCCTCTACCGTGGCCGCCATCCCATTAATAACGTCCAAACAGCCTTGGCCCGCCTAGGCACTGCCTTGGTGCGTAACCTCGTTACCAGCCTGGTAATGGAGCAAATATTCCAAGCAACCTCCGAATCCTTAGATTGGCGCATGCGCAAGCTTTGGGAGCAAAGCACCCAAATAGCTACGATCGCCTATGTACTCGCCGGTCAGAAGAATAAGCTTAAACCTGACGAAGCATTGCTTGCAGGGCTTATTCATCAAGTCGGCCTACTCCCTATTCTCCTGCGTGCTGAAGATATGCCGGAATTGCTAGAGAACGAAGCGGCGCTAGATGAAATTATGACACAACTTTCTAGTACTCTTGGTAAAGCCATCCTAGAAAGCTGGCGCTTTCCACCAGAGCTTGTAGCTGTTACCGCCGAACATAACGATCTGCAGCGCAATCCAAAACCAGAACCGGACTTAGTAGATGTGGTTATTGTAGCGAAATTGCAAAGTAACCTTAGCACCATCGAATCTTATAAAGACTGGCACACCATACCCGCTTTTGCCAAACTAGGCTTTAGCACGGATATTAGCGTGATTGATCTAGAAGGAAACGAAGCCGAAGTCCATGAAGTCAGAACAATGCTTGCTACCTGAGAAATACCCTCTGTTGGAAATTAAAAAATACTTTCTAAAGTTGCTAGGTATCTGCATAACCTAAATGATGCAGCAGACGTTCATTATCCGACCACCCTTCGCGAACTTTGACCCATAACTCCAAATAAACTTTACTTCCAAACATCCGCTCCATATCAAGACGAGCCTCATAGCCAATACGTTTGAGGCCTTCCCCTTTCTTCCCAATCACGATAGCTTTCTGCCCTGGACGCTCGACGTAAATCGTCGCAGCAATCCGGTAAAGATTTTTTTCTTCCTCAAGGGATTCCACAAATACTGTGAGCGCATAGGGTAATTCTTGCCCCAAATAACGGGTTAGTTTCTCACGGATAAGTTCCGCCGCTAGGAAGCGTTCACTACGGTCCGTCACCTGATCCTCAGGATAAGCCATCGGTCCCTCTGGCAGCAATTCAGCAACTTTGCTCTCCAACACTGCCACATTATCCCCTTTCCATGCTGATACAGGAATAATGGCAGCAAACTCCCTTTTCTTAGAGAGCGTGGCTATCGCTGGCAACAACGATTTTTTGTCGATGATCCGGTCCACTTTATTAAGAACAAGGACAATGGGAACTGCACACCTACGTAATCGCTGCAAGATCCATTCGTCATCCTTAGTGAACTGAAAGGCTTCGATTACGAACAGGATCAGATCAACTTCCTCAAGAGTAGAGTCTATAGCCCGATTTAGATAGCGATTCATGAGCCGACGCTCTTTATCCTGAAAACCAGGGGTATCCACATAAATTGCCTGGATACCGGCCAAAGTCTTGATCCCTAAAATCCGGTGACGGGTGGTCTGAGGCCGGCGTGAAGTAATACTAATTTTTTGACCTAGGATACGATTGAGCAAACTGGACTTTCCCACATTAGGGCGGCCAATAATGGCAATATAACCACAGCGAATACCTTGCGTACCCTCTTGGGTTAACATCTCAGACATTCATATCCTCATTTTCCGCTAGCAACAGAGCCAAAGCCCGAGTTGCTGCATCCTGTTCAGCCTTACGGCGACTGCGGCCAATACCTATTACTGAAGGAAAGGTGTTATTGAGGGTGCATTCGACCTGGAAAACTTGATCATGGGCTTCCCCGCTCACCGCGCTTACCCGATAATCGGGCAGGGGAAACTGCCGGGCCTGCAGATACTCTTGGAGACGGGTCTTGGGATCCTTGAGATTAAGGAGAGCTTCATTGGTAAGTGTCTCTAGCCGATCCCGATAAAGAGAACTCACCAACTTACGACAAGCCTCTAATCCCCCATCTAGGTAAACAGCGCCTATCACCGCCTCAAAGGCGTCTGCAAGTATGGAGGTACGACGATAGCCACCACTTTTTAATTCACCCAGACCGAGGATCAAATGATCTCCAATTTCAAGCTCCCGGGCTAACTCCGCCAGAGTTTCTCCTTTAACTAATGTAGCCCGAAGTCGGCTTAATTCTCCTTCCTGAGCTCTAGGAAAACCACTATAAAGGAAGTCAGCAATGAGAAAATTCAGAATAGAATCTCCCAGGAATTCCAGGCGCTCATTATTCTCCTTAGTAGCGCTACGGTGGGTTATCGCATGGCGTAATAGGGCTGGTTCTGCGAACCTGTAGCCTAATTTTCGGCACAGCCGTTCCAAACCGTCGGTCAAGGCGAAGAAACCTCGATTAGAGGGTTAAAATGGGCCATCAGGTCGATATTACCCAGAAAAGGGGTGCGCACTTCATAATCAACAGCCACCGTTACCGTACGGCGGGTTTTAATAATTTCAATATTTTCCTTGGAAACATGAGCAACATCATTGATATCCAGACGCCGCAGTAAAGCATTACGGATATTGGTTTTACCCATTGCATGTAAATCGGGCTGATTAACCAAAGATTCTAAAGATGTTTTCACACTAAAATATTCCATATAGAGGGGAAAAAGGCGCATTATGCCCAGGCCGACCAAAGCCAATAAAGCGAGCACCAAAATCCAGCCTAAAAAGCTCATGCCTCCCTGTTGTTTTCTATAATGCATCCCCCCGTCCCTTTAATCTATTATTGAATGGGCTCTCCAATACGGTTCCAAACAACTCCACCCTGATCCCACTGCCAGCTCATCCAAACCATAAAAGCCTTACCCACCAGATTTTCTTCAGGCACTACCCCCCAAAAGCGGCTATCATTACTCCGATCCCGATTATCTCCCATCATAAAATAGTGGCCTTCAGGAATAATGTACTCGCCTTCCACTAGGCTTGTTCCAGGCTCCACTACAATCTGGTGTTCCCTATTCCCCAAATGTTCTACCCGAAGCACTGCGGAATGATTATAAGAGGAATCCTCCTGGTAGTAAGGCCCGACGCTCTCCTGCGGCATGAGTTCACCATTAATATAAACGGTTTTATTAAAGTAACCGATGCGATCCCCTGGCAACCCGACCACCCGCTTAATATAATCAACGCTAGGATCCTTTGGGTAGCGAAAAACAACGACATCGCCCCGCTGAGGCTCCCCCATATCAATAATCTTCTTATTAATAACTGGTAAGCGGATTCCATAAATAAACTTATTAACCAGAATAAAATCCCCTACCCGAAGGGTTGGGATCATAGACCCTGAGGGAATGCGGAAAGGCTCTACCAAAAATGAGCGCAGCACTAAGACAATGACAATGATGGGGAAAAAGGAACGGGCA
This sequence is a window from Nitrosococcus oceani ATCC 19707. Protein-coding genes within it:
- a CDS encoding homoserine dehydrogenase; the protein is MEPVKVGLLGLGTVGGGTVNVLSGNAEEITRRAGRGIQVYCAATRDSRKARSCDTEGIWLTTNPHEVVADPQIEIIVELIGGTDLARTLVLKAIAEGKHVVTANKALIALYGNEIFEAAQKAGVMVAFEAAVGGGIPIIKALREGLAGNHIEWLAGIINGTSNFILTEMRDKGCDFAEALVDAQHRGYAEANPTFDIEGIDAAHKLTILASIAFGIPLQFEQVYTEGIGAITREDIDYAGQLGYRIKHLGIARRLAEGVELRVHPTLIPYRRLIANVEGVMNAILVKGDAVGSTLYYGPGAGADPTASAVVADLVDVVRALTSDPENRVPHLAFQPDALVDLPILSMEEVKTAYYLRMRAMDEPGVLAEVTRVFGDQSISIEAILQKEPAAGENHVPIIMLTQPVLERNMNEAIRRIEALESIAGPVTRIRLETLC
- the alaC gene encoding alanine transaminase; the protein is MIKEFPRIQRLPPYVFNIVNELKAKARARGEDIIDFGMGNPDQPTPKHIVDKLVEAAQRPDTHRYSVSRGIPRLRRAICQWYRKRYNITLDPESEAIVTIGSKEGLAHLALATLGPGDAVLVPNPAYPIHPYGVVIAGADIRHVPLVSGVDFFAELEKAIKDTWPRPKMLVLNFPANPTGQCVDLSFFEQVIGVAREHEIWVVHDLAYAEIVFDDYVAPSILQVPGAKDIAVEFYSLSKTYSMPGWRVGFMCGNPALIAALTRMKSYLDYGMFTPIQVAAITALESSQDCVKVICEAYRRRRDVLCQGLAATGWQVELPKATMFVWAPIPEPFRHLGSLEFSKKLLNEAKVAVSPGVGFGTYGDDYVRFSLIENEHRTRQAIRGIRQMFRQAQ
- a CDS encoding HDOD domain-containing protein; translated protein: MVQLEQFCTEILEDLANNQLVLPTLPEVALKIREVVDDPNTSAADVAKIIVTDTALSVRLIKIANSPLYRGRHPINNVQTALARLGTALVRNLVTSLVMEQIFQATSESLDWRMRKLWEQSTQIATIAYVLAGQKNKLKPDEALLAGLIHQVGLLPILLRAEDMPELLENEAALDEIMTQLSSTLGKAILESWRFPPELVAVTAEHNDLQRNPKPEPDLVDVVIVAKLQSNLSTIESYKDWHTIPAFAKLGFSTDISVIDLEGNEAEVHEVRTMLAT
- the era gene encoding GTPase Era yields the protein MSEMLTQEGTQGIRCGYIAIIGRPNVGKSSLLNRILGQKISITSRRPQTTRHRILGIKTLAGIQAIYVDTPGFQDKERRLMNRYLNRAIDSTLEEVDLILFVIEAFQFTKDDEWILQRLRRCAVPIVLVLNKVDRIIDKKSLLPAIATLSKKREFAAIIPVSAWKGDNVAVLESKVAELLPEGPMAYPEDQVTDRSERFLAAELIREKLTRYLGQELPYALTVFVESLEEEKNLYRIAATIYVERPGQKAIVIGKKGEGLKRIGYEARLDMERMFGSKVYLELWVKVREGWSDNERLLHHLGYADT
- the rnc gene encoding ribonuclease III; translated protein: MTDGLERLCRKLGYRFAEPALLRHAITHRSATKENNERLEFLGDSILNFLIADFLYSGFPRAQEGELSRLRATLVKGETLAELARELEIGDHLILGLGELKSGGYRRTSILADAFEAVIGAVYLDGGLEACRKLVSSLYRDRLETLTNEALLNLKDPKTRLQEYLQARQFPLPDYRVSAVSGEAHDQVFQVECTLNNTFPSVIGIGRSRRKAEQDAATRALALLLAENEDMNV
- a CDS encoding DUF4845 domain-containing protein, yielding MHYRKQQGGMSFLGWILVLALLALVGLGIMRLFPLYMEYFSVKTSLESLVNQPDLHAMGKTNIRNALLRRLDINDVAHVSKENIEIIKTRRTVTVAVDYEVRTPFLGNIDLMAHFNPLIEVSSP
- the lepB gene encoding signal peptidase I, yielding MNVDFPTIMLAAAVITGTIWGLDAWLWAPARREAAARKGGAGQVDLKEASKEPVLVEYARSFFPIIVIVLVLRSFLVEPFRIPSGSMIPTLRVGDFILVNKFIYGIRLPVINKKIIDMGEPQRGDVVVFRYPKDPSVDYIKRVVGLPGDRIGYFNKTVYINGELMPQESVGPYYQEDSSYNHSAVLRVEHLGNREHQIVVEPGTSLVEGEYIIPEGHYFMMGDNRDRSNDSRFWGVVPEENLVGKAFMVWMSWQWDQGGVVWNRIGEPIQ